In Leifsonia sp. PS1209, the genomic stretch GGCTCGGCAGCGAGTTGCACCGGGCGGTCGAGTCCGCCCGCGACGAAGGGCTGGCGGTGAGCATCTCCGGCGACCGGGATGTGATCGGCCGGCTGTCGGAGGAGCGCAGGCGGGCCGTCGGGCTGGCCGTCCGGCAGTGCCTCGTCAACGTGGTGCGGCACTCCGGGAGCGCGACCGCCGAGGTGACGCTGTCGTCGTCGGGCGACTCGGTTTCCGTCATGGTGGTGGACGAGGGGCATGGATTCGTGCCGTCGGCTGCCGCGGCGGACAGACTCGGGTTGCGGCAGTCCGTGCACGACCGGATCGGACGCGTCGGCGGCGCCGTGACCATCTACTCGAGCGAGGACGTCGGCACCACCGTGCTCATCGTCGTCCCAGCCGGCGACGAGGAGGCGGCGGGATGACCGCGCTCGACGACGCCACCATCGTGCGGCTGCGATCCGGGTCGTTCGAACGCACCCCGCAGCGGCTCGACCCGCTCGGCGTGCAATCGGCGTGGATGCTCGTCCCGCTGCTCTGCGTGGTGGCCGTCGGGTACGCCGTCTACTCCACCGTCCAGCACGCCCACCAGCTGCGCGACCCCGCGCTCGCGTACTCCGCCATCGTGCTGCTCGTCCTCGCCGGCATCGCGTTCTCCGTGCGCGCGCATCCGGCCCTCGCTCCGTTCGGACGCGGCGCGAACCTCTCCGTGATGGCGGTGACGCTGATCGCAGCCCTCGCGTTCACGGCGGCGTCGTGGGGACGCAACCTGCGCATCCAGGACGACTGGGGGCAGATCGCCGTCGCCCTGTTCCTGATCGCGATGCCGTTGTACCGGCCGATCTCCGAGGTGATGGGGGTCGCCGTCGTCTCCGCGTTCGCACTCGGGCTCTCCTCGGCGCTGCAAGGGCCCTCGCTCGCGCTGGTCACGAGTCCCGTCGTGTACTTCACCGTGTCCGCGACGCCGATCGTCGCGCTCGCGTTGGGAGGGTGCGGGTACGCCTGGACGATGACGGGCGAGACGCTGGCCTGGCGGCAGGTCGCCAAGCGCGGGCAGGCCGAGCTCGACACCGAGCTGCGCGAAACCGCCAGGCGCATGGTGGGGCAGGAGCAGATGTCCACGCTGAACGAGTCGACCGTGCCGTTCCTCGCCGACCTGCTGCGGCGTGGCGAGATCACGCAGGCGGACACCGCGGAGGCACGCGAGCTCGCCGTCCGGTTGCGCGACGGGACCGTCACCGCCGTCGACCGCACCTGGCTCGCCGAACGCCTCTCCCACGCGCTCGCCCAGCGCGGACTCGACCAGCGCACGACGCGCACCCTCCGGATGGTCGACGACCCTGAACGGCTCGACAGGGTGCTCAGTGACGAGCAGCGGGCGATCGTCGGCGCCATCATCGCGACCGTCGCGGCGCTGCCGGGGCTCGACCCGGCGTCCGTGCGCATCGTCGCGAGCAACCCGGAGCATCCGGCGTTCGAGCTGACCGCGGCGGCCGGGCAGATCCCGCGCGACCAGCGGAGGGCACTCTCCGCACTGCTCAGCTCCCTGCGCTCGGTGGCGATGGATGCGTCCATGCGCAGCCACGGCCAGCACATCACGATCCGTTTCGCCGACCCGGAAGGGGAGAACAGGTGACCAGTGCATCCGCTCCACCACCGCCGATCCGCCTGGCGCTGCTCGACGACCACGAGCTGCTGCTCGACAGCCTCTCCTCGTGGATCGAAAAGAACGCCCCCGACCTCGACCTGGTGCTGCGGGCCAGCAGCTGGCTCGAACTCGTGCACAGCGACCAATTCCCCACCGATCTGGTCATCATGGACCTGCAGCTGCGGGAGACCATCTCCATCGGCGCACGCGTGCGCACCTGCCGGGCGGCGGGGGCGAAGGTGATCGTGCTCAGCGCCGTCGACACCGCCGAAGATCGGGATGCGGCGCTCGCCGCCGGCGCCGTCGCCTACCTGAGCAAGACCCAGCCGATGTCCGAGGTGCTCGAGGCCGCCCTCAGTGCGATGGGCCGTGGCACGGACGACACGCAGAAGACCGCACAGCATGAACCGGCGTGGCGGCCGAAGCCGAGCATCCCGGAGTCCGCGCGACCGCGGCTCAGCGACGGAGAGCGGCAGGCGCTCACGCTCTATGCCGACGGCAGGACCACCTCCGAGGTCGCCAAGGCGATGAACGTGCAATACGAGACCGCGAAGACCTACCTGCGCAGGGTGAGGGAGAAGTACGGCAAGGCGGGGAGGCCCACCAGTTCCCGCGCCGATCTGATCCGGCGCGCCGCCGAGGACGGCTACCTGACCTGACGTTCGGGCGGCACCCCCTAGGATCGGTGCGTGGCAAAACTGTATTTCCGCTACGGCGCGATGAACAGCGGTAAGAGCACGGCGATGCTCCAAGCGGCCTACAACTACGAGGAGCGCGGTCATCGCGTGCTGCTCACGAAGCCGTCGATCGACACCAAGGGCGACATGGGCATCCTGTCGCGACTCGGGGTGACCCGCGACGTCGACTACCTGCTGGCGCCGGAGTCCGACGCGTACGGCAAGTTCCAGCAGCACAGGGAGCGCACGATCAAGCGGTTCGACCGCGATGTGAGCGCCCTCCTCGTCGACGAGGCGCAGTTCCTGACGGAGGCGCAGATCGACGACCTGCTCCGGATCGCGCTGCTCGAGAACATCCCGGTGCTGGCGTACGGCATCCGCACCGACTTCCAGACCGTCGCCTTCCCCGGCAGCAGGCGCCTCCTCGAGATCGCGCACACCCTCGAAGAGCTCAAGACGATCTGCCGCTGCGGCAGGAAAGCCATCTTCAACGCGCGCAAGATCGACGGGATCTTCGTCTTCGACGGCGACCAGGTCGCGATCGACGGCGCATCCGTCAGCTACGAGTCGCTCTGCGGAGCCTGCTACCTGCAGGAGAGCCAGGGCGTGCTCAACAACGGCCGCAGGCACTGGCCACTCGACGCCGCCGCGTACACTGACGAGCCCGACCCCGACTTCACCTGATCGTCCGAGCACCCGCTCCCCGGAAGAAACGACTTCAGCATGAGAATCTCCGTGATCGGCTGCGGCTATCTCGGTGCGGTGCACGCCGCCTCCATGGCACACCTCGGCCACGAGGTCGTCGGCATCGACGTCGACGAACGCAAGATCGCCCTGCTGTCCTCCGGCCAGGCGCCGTTCTTCGAGCCCGGCCTGCCCGACGTGCTCGCCTCCTCGATCGCATCCGGCCGACTGCGGTTCACCACCGACTTCGCGGCTGCGGCGGACGCCGACGTGCACTTCGTCGCGGTCGGCACCCCGCAGGTGGCCGACGGAGACGCCGCGGACATGCGCTACGTGGATGCGGCGTTCAGCACCCTGCTGAAGCACGCGAAGCCCGGGGATGTCCTCGTCGGCAAGAGCACCGTGCCCGTCGGGACGGCGGCGAGGCTGGCCGAGCAGGTCGAGTCGACCGTGCCGGGCGCGACGCTCGCGTGGAACCCGGAGTTCCTGCGAGAAGGCTTCGCCGTGAAGGACACGATCGCCCCCGACCGGCTCGTCTACGGCGTCCCGGCCGGCGAGGCGGGGGAGCGCGCAGCGCGCATCCTGGACGAGGTCTACGCCTCGGCGGTCGCCACCGGCACGCCGGTGATCGTCACCGACTACGCCACGGCCGAGCTCGTGAAGGTTTCGGCGAACGCGTTCCTGGCCACCAAGATCAGCTTCATCAACGCGATGGCGGAGATCGCGGAGGCCACAGGAGCGGACGTGACCCAGCTGGCCGACGCGATCGGCCACGACGCGCGGATCGGCCGTCGCTTCCTGAACGCCGGCGTCGGCTTCGGCGGCGGCTGCCTGCCCAAGGACATCCGGGCGTTCAGCGCCCGGGCGCGGGAGCTCGGCAAGGGGGAGGCGCTGGCCTTCCTCACCGAGGTGGACAAGATCAACCTGCGACGCCGCGACCGCGTGGTCGAGCTGGTGCGCGAGGAGGTGGGCGACCTCGAGGGAGCCCGCGTCGCGATGCTCGGGCTCGCCTTCAAGCCGCACTCGGACGACATCCGGGACTCCCCGGCGCTCGACGTGGCGATGCGGCTCGCGGAGGCGGGGGCCGTCGTGACGGCCACCGATCCTGAGGCGCTGGAGAGCGCGGCGGGCAAGGCCCCGCAACTGACGTACGCCGCGTCCGCCGAGGAGGCGGCGCGCGACGCCGACGTGGTGGTGCTGCTCACCGAGTGGCCGCAGTTCACCGGCCTCGACCCCGCTGCGATCGGCGAGCTGGTCGCGCGTCGCAGCATCATCGACGGCAGGAACTGCCTCGACCCCGCAGCCTGGCGGGACGCCGGATGGACGTACCGCGGACTCGGTCGCTGACCGCATCCGGAAATACCCCCGGTTCTGGGTGGGAAGAAACCCTCCGCAAAAAGTGAGGAATTGTTAGATTAGTCGTATGGCGACGTCTGGCAGCACCCCGTACACCCCGGCCGGGGCTCCGCCGCGCCCGCAGAAGAACCCCGCGAGGCGCAGGATGATCCTCTGGATCGTGGCCGCCGTCGTGTTCGTGCTGCTGCTCGTCGGCGCATGGGTGAGCATCCGGGGGCTGCTGGCGAAGAACGAGTTGGAGTCGGCGCTTCCCGCGGCCAAGCAGGTGCAGACCGCTGTGGTCGCCGGCGACATCGCCACGGCCAAGACCGCGGCGAAGACCCTGCGCACGCACGCGGCGGAGGCGGCCTCCCTGACCGGCGACCCCGTCTGGCGCGTCGCGGAGCTGGTGCCGCTGCTCGGCTCGAACCTCACGGCTGTGCGCGTCTCCGCCGCCTCCACCGACCAGCTCGCCTCCGAGGTGATCGACCCGCTGGTCGGGATCGCGAACCAGGTCGACCCCCGCGCGATCAAGCCGGTGGACAAGAAGATCGACCTCGCGCCGATCGCCGCAGCCAGGCCGGTGGTGGTGAAGGCGCAGCTCGCCTTCCATCACGCCAAGACCGAGGTGGACGGCATCGACACCGAGGGGACCATCCCGCAGGTGACCAGCGCGGTCGACCGGCTGCGCACCCAGCTCGGCAAGGCGGCGGCCGTCGTGGACGCGGTGGGCAACAGTGCCCGCCTGCTGCCCCCGATGCTCGGCGCGGACGGGCCGCGCACCTACCTCGTGCTCGTGCAGAACCCGGCGGAGCTGCGCGCGACCGGCGGTCTCGTCGGCGCGCTCGCCCTCATCAAGGCCGATAACGGCGCGATCTCGCTCGAGGCGCAGTCCTCCGGAACGAGCATCGGCCCGTGGCCGGCTCCGGTGTCCGCGATCCCGGCGTCCACCCAGGGGCTGTACGGCCCGCTGCTCGCCCGGTTCATCCAGGATGTGAACCTCACGCCGCACTTCCCGCTCGCGGCCACCACGGCGGCCACGATGTGGAAGGAGACCCACGGCGGGGCGGTGGACGGCGTGCTCACGATCGATCCCGTCGTGCTCACCGGGCTGCTCAAGGCGACGGGACCGGTCGCGCTGCCGACGGGCGACATGCTCACCGCGGCGGACGCCATCCCGCTGCTGCTGAGCGAGAGCTACAAGAAGTTCGCGCTGCCCGAGCAGCAGGATGCGTACTTCGCCTCGGCCGCGACCGCCGTCTTCGACAGCGTCGCCTCCGGCAAGGCGGACGGCGGCGAGCTGGTGAAGGCGCTCGCGAACGCCGGAGCGCAGCGGCGTCTGCTGGTGTGGAGCGCGCATCCGGAGGAGCAGAAGGTGCTGGCACCGACGACGCTGTCCGGCGCGCTTCCCGCATCCGACGCATCGACCGCCGGTCTCGGCGTGTACTTCAACGACGCCACCGGCGCCAAGATGGACTACTACCTCACCGCCAAGGTCGAGGCGGGCACGGCGATCTGCCGGGTGGACGGCAAGCCGACGAGCAGGGTCACCGTCACGCTCACCAACAAGGCCCCGGCCGACGCAGGCACGACGCTGCCCGACTACGTCACCGGCGCAGGGACGTACGGGGTGCCGCCCGGCAACATCCGCACGCGTGTCGCCGTGTACGGAGCGACGGACGGCCTGCTCGTCTCGACCACCAGCGACGGGGCTCCGTACGCGACCATCTCCGGCACGGACGAGAAGCGGCCGGTGAGCGTCTTCACGGTCGAGCTGGCTCCCGGGGAGTCGAAGACGGTCAGCGTCGACCTGCTGAATGTGAAGCAGACGGAGCCCGGAATGGATGTGGAAGTCACACCGACGCTGCCGCGGACGTCCCCCGATGTGGGGGCATCCGGAAAGGTGTCGGTCGTTGCCCTGGACTGCGGCACGACGGTAAAGTGAGGAAACGTCAAGTTTGACGTACCCGTGCACTGATAGGCCTCCCCGAAAGGCTCCCCGAATGTTCAAGAAAGTTCTGGCAGCGCTGATCATCGGCGCTGCGATCGCCCTCGCGGCACCAGCCGCCGCCAACGCCGTCCCGTACACCCACGGCGGCGACTGCAGCATCAGCCCCACCACCGTCGCAGCCGGTGGCACGAGCACGATGACCTGCGCGCCCGGTACGTTCAAGCCGTCCGAGGGCGTCCAGTACGTCGTCTCCGGCAAGGACGCGTCCCAGGCCACCCTCAGCTCGGACCCCACGGCCACCCCCCAGGGCGGCTCGCAGGTCGAGGTCACCGTCCCGCAGGATGCGAGCGGCGCGTACACCGTCACGGCGACCGGCTCAACGAGCCAGGCCGCCTCCGCAGTGACCGTCACGGTGCTCCCCGCCGACGCTCCCGCATCCACCACGAGCTCCAGCTCGACCGGTCTCGCCTCCACGGGCTCGACCATCGGCTGGTACTTCGCCTGGATCGGCGGAGCACTGGTGGTCGTCGGCCTGATCGTGCTCTCGCTCATCGCGGCGGCACGCCGCAGGGCGAGCCAGTCCTGATCGCAGCGGAACGGGTGCGGCTCACAACGAGGTGAGCCGCACCCTTTCTCTCGAACGGGAAACTTCCCGCCTGGGGGAATCGCAGCACCGCGGCGGCGGTTGACTTCCACGTGACCACGCCAAGCCCTGCACCAGCACCCGTCCCGCTCAAC encodes the following:
- a CDS encoding response regulator yields the protein MTSASAPPPPIRLALLDDHELLLDSLSSWIEKNAPDLDLVLRASSWLELVHSDQFPTDLVIMDLQLRETISIGARVRTCRAAGAKVIVLSAVDTAEDRDAALAAGAVAYLSKTQPMSEVLEAALSAMGRGTDDTQKTAQHEPAWRPKPSIPESARPRLSDGERQALTLYADGRTTSEVAKAMNVQYETAKTYLRRVREKYGKAGRPTSSRADLIRRAAEDGYLT
- a CDS encoding thymidine kinase is translated as MAKLYFRYGAMNSGKSTAMLQAAYNYEERGHRVLLTKPSIDTKGDMGILSRLGVTRDVDYLLAPESDAYGKFQQHRERTIKRFDRDVSALLVDEAQFLTEAQIDDLLRIALLENIPVLAYGIRTDFQTVAFPGSRRLLEIAHTLEELKTICRCGRKAIFNARKIDGIFVFDGDQVAIDGASVSYESLCGACYLQESQGVLNNGRRHWPLDAAAYTDEPDPDFT
- a CDS encoding UDP-glucose/GDP-mannose dehydrogenase family protein; translated protein: MRISVIGCGYLGAVHAASMAHLGHEVVGIDVDERKIALLSSGQAPFFEPGLPDVLASSIASGRLRFTTDFAAAADADVHFVAVGTPQVADGDAADMRYVDAAFSTLLKHAKPGDVLVGKSTVPVGTAARLAEQVESTVPGATLAWNPEFLREGFAVKDTIAPDRLVYGVPAGEAGERAARILDEVYASAVATGTPVIVTDYATAELVKVSANAFLATKISFINAMAEIAEATGADVTQLADAIGHDARIGRRFLNAGVGFGGGCLPKDIRAFSARARELGKGEALAFLTEVDKINLRRRDRVVELVREEVGDLEGARVAMLGLAFKPHSDDIRDSPALDVAMRLAEAGAVVTATDPEALESAAGKAPQLTYAASAEEAARDADVVVLLTEWPQFTGLDPAAIGELVARRSIIDGRNCLDPAAWRDAGWTYRGLGR
- a CDS encoding DUF4012 domain-containing protein → MATSGSTPYTPAGAPPRPQKNPARRRMILWIVAAVVFVLLLVGAWVSIRGLLAKNELESALPAAKQVQTAVVAGDIATAKTAAKTLRTHAAEAASLTGDPVWRVAELVPLLGSNLTAVRVSAASTDQLASEVIDPLVGIANQVDPRAIKPVDKKIDLAPIAAARPVVVKAQLAFHHAKTEVDGIDTEGTIPQVTSAVDRLRTQLGKAAAVVDAVGNSARLLPPMLGADGPRTYLVLVQNPAELRATGGLVGALALIKADNGAISLEAQSSGTSIGPWPAPVSAIPASTQGLYGPLLARFIQDVNLTPHFPLAATTAATMWKETHGGAVDGVLTIDPVVLTGLLKATGPVALPTGDMLTAADAIPLLLSESYKKFALPEQQDAYFASAATAVFDSVASGKADGGELVKALANAGAQRRLLVWSAHPEEQKVLAPTTLSGALPASDASTAGLGVYFNDATGAKMDYYLTAKVEAGTAICRVDGKPTSRVTVTLTNKAPADAGTTLPDYVTGAGTYGVPPGNIRTRVAVYGATDGLLVSTTSDGAPYATISGTDEKRPVSVFTVELAPGESKTVSVDLLNVKQTEPGMDVEVTPTLPRTSPDVGASGKVSVVALDCGTTVK